GGCGCCGTTGCGCCACGCGATGATCAGCGAGCGGTATTCCTCCGCTGCGCGGGCCTGGTCGTTGGAATAGATCTGGTAACGTTGATCGCCGACCTCGATGGCCCCCTTGGGCGAATTGGCGTTGGCGGCCGCCAGCGCGGCGCGCACGCTTTCCAGCCCGATGCCGTATTTGGTGAGCGCCGTCGGATTGAGCTCCACCCGGACAGCGGGCAGCGAGCTGCCGCCCAGCGTCACCTGACCGACGCCGCTCACCTGGCTGAGCTTCTGCTGCAGGATGTTGGAACCGGCGTCGAACAGACGGCCCTGGCCGATCGTGTTCGATGTGAGCGCGATCACCATCACCGGTGCATCGGCGGGATTGAGCTTGCGATATTGCGGGTTGCTGCGCAGGTCGGCCGGCATGTCGGCGCGGGCTGCGCTGATGGCTGCCTGCACGTCGCGCGCCGCGCCGTCGATGTCGCGCGACAGGTCGAACTGCAGCGTGATCCGCGAATTGCCGACCGTGCTCGACGAGGTGATCTCGGTGACGCCGGCGATGGCGCCCAGTCGCCGCTCGAGCGGCGTCGTCACGCTGGTCGCCACCGTCTCGGGCGAGGCGCCGGGCAGGTTCGCGGTGACCTGTATGGTCGGGAAATCGATCTTGGGTAGCGGCGAAACCGGCAGGCCGAAAAACGCCACCATGCCGGCGAGCGCCAGGCCGATGGTGAGCAGCGTCGTGGCGACCGGGCGCGCAATGAAGGGCGCCGAGAGGTTCACGAGGTCCTCTCACCCGCCTCGGCGCGCACAGGATGCAGCGGCGTGTCGAGCGGCATGCCGCGCAGGCGGCGGCCCAGCCGGTCGAAGGCGAGATAGATTACCGGCGTGGTGAAGAGCGTCAGCAACTGGCTGACGATCAGGCCGCCGACGATGGTGAGGCCGAGCGGCTGGCGCAGCTCGGAGCCGGTGCCGGAGCCCAGCATCAGCGGCAGGGCGCCGACCAGCGCCGCCACCGTGGTCATCAGGATCGGCCGGAAGCGCAGCAGGCAGGCCTGGTGGATGGCCTCCTGCGGTGCCTTGCCTTCGTTGCGTTCGGCGTCGAGGGCGAAGTCGATCATCATGATCGCGTTCTTCTTCACGATGCCGATCAGCAGCACGATGCCGATGATGGCTACGATGCTGAGGTCCTTGCCGGCGAGCATGAGCGCCAGCAGCGCGCCGATGCCGGCCGACGGCAGGGTCGACAGGATCGTGATCGGGTGGATGTAGCTTTCGTAGAGCACGCCCAGCACGATGTAGACGGTCACGATAGCCGCCAGGATCAGCAGGAGCTGGCTGTCGAGCGACTTCTGGAAGGCGAGCGCCGCTCCCTGGAAGTGTGTCGTGATCGAGCGCGGCATGCCGATCTCGCGCTGGGCCGCGACGATGGCGTCGACGGCCTGACCGAGCGCATAGCCCTGCGCGAGGTTGAAGGAGATGGTCGTCGCCGGGAACTGGCCGAACCGGTCCAGGCGCAGCGGCGCGGTCCGCTCCTCGAAGGTCGCGATGGCGGAAAGCGGCACCTGCTTGCCGCTCGCCGAACTGGGCAGGTACAGACTGTCGAGCGACTTCAGCGACCGCGCCATCTCAGGCTCGACCTCATAGATCACCCGGTACTGGTTCGACTGGGTATAGACGGTCGACACGATCCGCTGCCCGAACACGTCATAGAGCACGTTGTCGACGGTGGCGGCGGTGATGCCGAAGCGGGCCGCGGCGTCGCGGTCGATGCGGATGAACATCGACAGGCCCTTGTTCTGCAGGTCGCTCGTCACGTCGACCAGTTCGGGCAGCTTCTCCAGCCGGTCCATCAGGCGCGGCACCCAGGCGTCGAACTCGGCGGCGTTGGCCGTTTCCAGGACGAACTGGTACTGCGTGCGGCTCACGGTCGAATCGATCGTGAGATCCTGCGACGGCTGCATGTAGAGCGAGATCCCGGGTACCGAGGCCGTCTCCCGCTGCAGCCGCCGAATCACCTGCGCGGCCGACAACGACCGCTCGCTGCGCGGCTTGAGGTTGATCAGCATGCGCCCCGAGTTCAGCGTCGGGTTGGTGCCGTCCACGCCCACGAACGAGGTGAGACTCTCGACGGCGGGATCCTTGAGGATCGCTTCGGCGAGCACGCGCTGGCGCTCGCTCATCGACGCGAAGGAGACGCTCTGCGGCCCCTCGGTCACGGCCTGGATCAAGCCGGTGTCCTGCACCGGGAAGAAACCCTTGGGAATGACGACATAGAGCAGGACCGTGAGCACGACCGTGCCGACGGCGACCAGCAGGGTGAGCACCTGGTGCCGAAACACCACGATCAGGCAGCGATCGTAGAAGCGGATCACGCCGGCGAACCAGCCGGTTCCGATATCCTCGGCATGGGCGACGGCCGGACTCTTCTCAGGCGCGGGCGCGGGCGTCGCGGCCGTGTGCGGCCGCTGGCGCAGGAACTGCGCGCACAGCATGGGCACGAGGGTGAGCGACACCACGGCGGAGATCAGGATGGTGACCGACAGCGTCACTGCGAATTCGCTGAACAGGCGGCCGACCACGTCGCTCATGAAGAGCAGCGGGATCAGCACCGCGATCAGCGAGACGGTGAGCGACACGACCGTGAAGGCGATCTGCTTCGAGCCTTTCAGTGCCGCCTTCTTCGGATCCTCTCCGCGCTCGATGTAGCGGGCGATGTTCTCGATCATGACGATGGCGTCGTCGACCACGAAGCCGGTCGCGATGGTGAGCGCCATGATCGACAGGTTGTTGAGGCTGAAATCGGCGAGGTACATCACCGCCAGCGTGCCGACGAGCGACAGCGGCACCGA
This DNA window, taken from Reyranella humidisoli, encodes the following:
- a CDS encoding MdtB/MuxB family multidrug efflux RND transporter permease subunit, producing MNPSRIFIERPVATSLFMVAIMLVGIIAYRFLPLSALPQVDYPTIRVLTLYPGASPEVMTTSITAPLERQFGQMPGLNQMTSTSSAGASSITLQFDLKLGLDIAEQQVQAAINAAGNLLPGDLPSPPIYAKFNPADAPVLTLAVTSKTEPLTRVHDLVDTRLAQKISQIPGVGLVKLEGGQKPGVRIRANPTALAAYGINIDDLRTTISNANVNTPKGNFDGPARALTINANDQITDPDTFRDIIVAYRNGAPVRIRDVATVEEGQENNRIAAWMDNTQAVIVNVQRQPGANVIEVVDRIKTLLPTLRETLPNSLDIAVLTDRTLTIRASVRDVQIELGFAVVLVVAVIFAFLGDARATLIPSLSVPLSLVGTLAVMYLADFSLNNLSIMALTIATGFVVDDAIVMIENIARYIERGEDPKKAALKGSKQIAFTVVSLTVSLIAVLIPLLFMSDVVGRLFSEFAVTLSVTILISAVVSLTLVPMLCAQFLRQRPHTAATPAPAPEKSPAVAHAEDIGTGWFAGVIRFYDRCLIVVFRHQVLTLLVAVGTVVLTVLLYVVIPKGFFPVQDTGLIQAVTEGPQSVSFASMSERQRVLAEAILKDPAVESLTSFVGVDGTNPTLNSGRMLINLKPRSERSLSAAQVIRRLQRETASVPGISLYMQPSQDLTIDSTVSRTQYQFVLETANAAEFDAWVPRLMDRLEKLPELVDVTSDLQNKGLSMFIRIDRDAAARFGITAATVDNVLYDVFGQRIVSTVYTQSNQYRVIYEVEPEMARSLKSLDSLYLPSSASGKQVPLSAIATFEERTAPLRLDRFGQFPATTISFNLAQGYALGQAVDAIVAAQREIGMPRSITTHFQGAALAFQKSLDSQLLLILAAIVTVYIVLGVLYESYIHPITILSTLPSAGIGALLALMLAGKDLSIVAIIGIVLLIGIVKKNAIMMIDFALDAERNEGKAPQEAIHQACLLRFRPILMTTVAALVGALPLMLGSGTGSELRQPLGLTIVGGLIVSQLLTLFTTPVIYLAFDRLGRRLRGMPLDTPLHPVRAEAGERTS